The following DNA comes from Nitrospira sp..
AGTGCTTCCTGGCATCGGCGCCACTTATACGCCGATCAAGAACTACACGTTCTTTGCGGGCGTTCATCGGGGGTTTGCGCCGCCGCAGATTTCCGACGCCATTCAGTCCAACGTCGTCGTCGACCTGAATGCCGAGTTGAGCTGGAACTACGAAATCGGTATCCGCGGCAATCCGATTCCATGGGCTTGGTTTGAAATGACCGGCTTCCGCATGGACTTTGAAAATCAGATCGTCAACCAGTCCGTCGCCGGCGGAACCGGTGCGACCAACACGAACGCCGGACGGACGGCCCACATGGGCGTCGAGTTCGGCACGAAGCTCGATCTGCTCGATGCTATCAAAGGGCAAGATCCCAATGAAGATATCACGATTGATCTCAACTACACCTGGCTGGGCCAGGCGGAGTTCCGCGGCACCCGCAACAGCTCCATCACGGGAGCGGCGCTGCTGGCGGACGAGGCCCCTGCCTTCAACACTAACGGGAATCGCCTTCCCTATGCTCCGAGAAATACAGTGACCGCCGGGATCGGCTATGCCAATCGCAATTGGGGATTCGATGGACGAGTAGAGACCCAATGCATCAGCGATATGTTCGGAGATGACCGCAATACCTATATTCCAACCCCCAATGGCCAACGCGGCCTCGTCAAGGGATGGTGCGTGGTCAATGCGGCGGTCAATCAGTATGTCAAGCCGATCAAAACGACGTTCTTCCTGGTCGGCAAGAACTTGTTCGATCAGACGTTTATCGTCGATCGGACGCGCGGTATTTATCCCGGCCTGCCCTTGCTCGTGCAGGGCGGCGCGCGCTGGACATTCTAATCATCGGCGATACGGGACGGGCCGCCTTGCGGCCCGTCCCACCCGATAGAGGATCATCTGTGAATCGGCAACATAATCAAGATTTCGAGGAAACTATGAGCAACCGCGCCGCCGATCCATGCCACAAAGACAGCGAGTGTCGTTGCCTCTGCGGAGCGCTCATGGCGCGCCTCACACTCGAAGGAATCGAGTTGAAGTGCAAACGTTGCCGGCGGCTCCTGACCATTCCTTTCTCGCGTATCAACGGGTGGGCATTGCAGCAGTATCGCAACTGATTTCTGTCGACAGCGAAGGCGGCCAGAGGTTGTTCACCCAGAGCCCAAGATCGCGAGCGTGGTCTTGGGCTCTGCATTTTTTGAGAAAGGAGTAGCTATGCGCGTCGAGAGTCTCAATCGGATTCACCCCGGCGTCCTCGCCATTCAACGGGAACTGGGTAAAATCGACCGGCTCCGTCTGCCCATCGCATCATGCCGGGATGTCGAACGCATCCTGGTGCGCCAGGTGACGAAGGAGCTTGATCGCGCGCTCCCCTGGCAGGCGGGTCACGGGCGGCGTACCGCGACGATCGCCCTGGCAGTAGGACGAGAAATCGGGCTGTCCTCTGACGACCTGCATCACCTCACGCTTGCGGCCTATCTGCATGACATCGGGCTCCTGATGTTGCCGCCCGGCCTTATGGACAGCACGACATTCCTCGAACCGGACACCTACGTGGCCGTCCAAAATCACTGCCGGATCGGCGCGGCGCTCTTAGAACCCTATGCTTTCTTGGAGAAAGCGGCGATTCTCGTCGCCTATCATCATGAACGTTGGGACGGCACCGGCTATCCCTATGGCATCAGAGGGCCCTTTATCCCTCTGGGCGCAAGAATTCTCTCGGTCGCCGACGCGTTCGACGCCATCCAAGTTCCCGAGGCCACTGACAGTACCCTGCGCGATCTCATCGCCTCGCGCATTCTGCACGTAGCCGCCGGCACCCAATTCGATCCGACCATCGTGGCGGCGTTGATGAGTTGTCTCAAACATCGGAATACCGACGGTGACCGCAGCGGAGTGTGATCAACGACCAGCCGGCGCTCTCCACGCGCTGGCATCGGAGTGGGAGCCATGATCTCCCACTTCACGGGCGGGGGCCCTCAGTCCTCCTGGGGCCCCCCGCCCATTCTATTGGCTACGACTTTATCTGCTCGGCAAGATAGGCGGGAAGCCCGACTTGGGCAATGGTCGCGAGCTGCCGCTCAAAGTAATCCACATGTTCCTCTGAATCGACGACCATCTCTTCCAGCTTCTGCCGGGTCGTGAAATCCCCGACCTTGGCGGCATGGACAATCGCCTTCCGCAGCATCTCCACATCTTCCTGTTCGAACGCCAGATTGGTCTCAAATAAATCCTTTACCGACCGGCCACCTTTCACCGTTTCCAACGATCCGACATCCGGCTGGCCGCCCAGATACAATATGTGGCGGACCAGCTGCCCGGAATGGGTCACTTCTTCCGTATACAAATGCTGGAACTTGTCAGCCAGTCGCTCATAGCCCCAGTGGCGACACAGTTCCGCATGGAGCAGATATTGATGCACGGCGGTCAGTTCGGCGGTGAGGATCTTCCCGAGTTGTTCCAGAATCCCGTCTTTCGCTTTCATCAGCGCGCATCCTTTCCTGACCGGTACGACTCGTCTCTGGGTTAGCTGTCTTTCTTGATCTGCTCCGCGAGATAGTTTTCCAGCCCGACTTGCTTGATGGTTTCCATCTGGGTTTCAATCCAGTCAATATGGGCATCGACGTCCTTCGCCATCTCTTCCAACATATGGCGAGTCGTAAAATCGGTCACCTTCACGCAATGCACGACTCCCTCATTCAATAACGCCAACATTTCCTGCTCGACCTTCAGATCCAGCTTGAACTGTTCCAGCACCGTCTCGCCGACATGCACGGTATTCATGCGCTGCACATTCGGCACGCCTTCGAGATAGAGGATATGCCCGATGAGCTCATCGGCATCCTTCATTTCATCGATGCTGCGCTCGCGCACCTTATGCTGCAACCGTTCGAAGCCCCAGTTTTCGCACATCTTGGCATGCACAAAATACTGATTGATGGCTGTCAGATCAGCCGTCAGCACCTTATTGAGAATATTGATGACGCCCTCTTTTGCTTTCATAGTGTGTTCCCCCTTTCACAGTATGGGCAGGCCCGCAGATCAGGGGCTCAGAGTTGTCGGATGACGCCACACGAATGCTTCATTATCGTCCGCAGCCACGCGGCCGTCAACCGGAGAGATTCTGACTGGGAGGGGAAGAGCATCGAACGTGATGAGTCTGCTTCTCAGTTTCGATGCAGAGGAGAAGGATTACCTGACGGCACGCGCGCACAGCAGCGCGACTTATCCGGCCTCGCGATAGCCGCATTCTTCATTGCGGCACTGCACACTGCGCCCGGCCTGCTTGCTGACTTTTTCAATCAGGAACGGCGCCTGGCACGTCGGACAGGTCTTGTTGATGGGACGATCCCAGAGCGCATACTCACATTTGGGGTAGTTGCTGCAGGCGAAGAACGAACGGCCTTTCTTGGTGCGTTTCTGCACAAGATCGCCACCGCAGTCCGGCTGCGGACACTTCACCCCAAGCGCGAGCGGCTTGGTGGTTTTACATTCGGGATAGGCCGAGCAGGCGATGAACTTGCCGAACCGCCCGGTCTTCACCACCATGGCACTCCCGCACTTGTCGCACTTCTGATCGGTCGTCAGTTCGATCTTCGGCACGATCTTGATCGTGCCATCTTCGAGCTTCTGAAAATTCTGCGTGTTCTTGCAGGGCGGATCCGCCTTATAGGCCGGGCACGCCAGGAACTTTCCATTCCGGCCCCACTTGATCTCCATCATCTTTCCGCATTTTTCACAGGGCACATCCGTGGGCGGCTCTACGAT
Coding sequences within:
- the bfr gene encoding bacterioferritin, with the protein product MKAKEGVINILNKVLTADLTAINQYFVHAKMCENWGFERLQHKVRERSIDEMKDADELIGHILYLEGVPNVQRMNTVHVGETVLEQFKLDLKVEQEMLALLNEGVVHCVKVTDFTTRHMLEEMAKDVDAHIDWIETQMETIKQVGLENYLAEQIKKDS
- a CDS encoding HD domain-containing phosphohydrolase — encoded protein: MRVESLNRIHPGVLAIQRELGKIDRLRLPIASCRDVERILVRQVTKELDRALPWQAGHGRRTATIALAVGREIGLSSDDLHHLTLAAYLHDIGLLMLPPGLMDSTTFLEPDTYVAVQNHCRIGAALLEPYAFLEKAAILVAYHHERWDGTGYPYGIRGPFIPLGARILSVADAFDAIQVPEATDSTLRDLIASRILHVAAGTQFDPTIVAALMSCLKHRNTDGDRSGV
- the bfr gene encoding bacterioferritin, yielding MKAKDGILEQLGKILTAELTAVHQYLLHAELCRHWGYERLADKFQHLYTEEVTHSGQLVRHILYLGGQPDVGSLETVKGGRSVKDLFETNLAFEQEDVEMLRKAIVHAAKVGDFTTRQKLEEMVVDSEEHVDYFERQLATIAQVGLPAYLAEQIKS